The following are encoded together in the Meriones unguiculatus strain TT.TT164.6M chromosome 16, Bangor_MerUng_6.1, whole genome shotgun sequence genome:
- the LOC110560117 gene encoding steroid 21-hydroxylase isoform X1, which translates to MVLPGLLLLLLLLLLLAGARWLWGQRGPSNLHLPPLVPGFLHGLQPHLPIHLFRLTQKLGPIYRIRLGLQDVVVLNSHRVIEEALIQKWMDFAGRPWMLHENLEFDLSLGDYSLTWKDHKKLSRSALMLGMRDCMEALVEQLTQEFCERMRGQAGRPVAIDREFSLLTCTIIWRLTFGDKDSTLLHTTHSCVRDLMQAWNHWSIQLLILVPLLRFLPNPGLRKLKRLQDDCDCIVREQLKQHRDVLVEGRWKDMTDYMLQKVDKQRGTGRLHEGHVHSSAVDFLLGGTETTAFTLSWAVAFLLHHPEIQRRLQEELDLKLGPGSQLLYKNQAQLPLLRATISEVLRLRPVVPLALPHRTTRASSISGYDIPKDTVVIPNIQGANLDEMVWELPGEFRPDRFLEPGRNSRTVSFGCGARVCLGESLARLELFVVLARLLQAFTLLPPPGGALPSLQPPPHPGVNLSIHPFQVRLQPRNRVSQDQGQKSLTG; encoded by the exons ATGGTGCTTcctgggctgctgctgctgctgctgctgctgctgctgctggctggcGCCCGCTGGCTGTGGGGCCAGCGGGGACCCTCGAATCTCCACCTCCCGCCTCTCGTCCCCGGATTCCTGCACGGTCTGCAGCCCCACCTTCCCATCCACCTGTTCCGCCTCACTCAGAAACTCGGGCCCATCTACAGGATCCGCCTGGGGCTGCAAG ATGTGGTGGTGCTGAACTCTCACAGAGTCATTGAGGAGGCCCTGATCCAAAAGTGGATGGACTTTGCTGGCCGACCCTGGATGCTGCATG AAAACCTGGAGTTTGATCTGTCCCTGGGGGATTACTCTCTCACCTGGAAGGACCACAAGAAACTCTCCCGCTCAGCCCTGATGCTGGGCATGCGGGACTGCATGGAGGCCCTGGTGGAGCAGCTGACCCAGGAATTCTGCGAG CGCATGAGAGGCCAGGCTGGCCGCCCCGTGGCCATCGACAGGGAGTTCTCTCTCCTCACGTGCACTATCATCTGGCGCCTCACGTTCGGAGACAAG GACAGCACGCTTCTGCACACCACCCACAGCTGCGTGCGGGATTTGATGCAAGCCTGGAACCACTGGTCCATCCAACTCTTGATTCTTGTTCCCCTTCTCAGG tTCCTTCCCAATCCAGGCCTCCGGAAGCTGAAGCGGCTCCAAGACGACTGTGACTGTATCGTCAGGGAGCAGCTGAAGCAGCACAGG GACGTCCTGGTCGAAGGCCGGTGGAAGGACATGACCGACTACATGCTTCAGAAAGTGGACAAGCAAAGGGGCACGGGGCGGCTCCACGAAGGGCACGTGCACTCGTCGGCAGTGGACTTCCTCCTCGGGGGCACCGAGACCACGGCCTTCACCCTGTCCTGGGCCGTGGCCTTTCTGCTTCATCACCCCGAG ATCCAGCGGCGACTGCAGGAGGAACTGGACCTCAAGCTAGGCCCCGGCTCCCAGCTCCTGTACAAGAACCAGGCCCAGCTGCCCCTGCTGAGGGCCACCATTTCCGAGGTGCTGCGCCTGCGGCCGGTGGTGCCCTTGGCCTTGCCTCACCGCACCACTCGGGCCAGCAG CATCTCTGGCTACGACATCCCCAAGGACACCGTTGTCATCCCCAACATCCAAGGCGCCAACCTGGACGAGATGGTCTGGGAACTGCCCGGCGAGTTCCGACCGG ATCGCTTCCTGGAGCCTGGCCGGAACTCGAGGACGGTGTCCTTCGGCTGTGGGGCGCGCGTGTGCCTGGGGGAGTCTCTGGCGCGGCTGGAGCTCTTCGTGGTGCTGGCTCGCCTGCTCCAGGCCTTCACGCTGCTGCCACCCCCCGGCGGCGCCCTGCCCTCACTGCAGCCCCCGCCTCACCCTGGGGTCAACCTCTCCATTCACCCCTTCCAGGTGCGGCTGCAGCCCCGGAACCGGGTGTCCCAAGACCAGGGCCAGAAATCCTTGACGGGATAG
- the LOC110560117 gene encoding steroid 21-hydroxylase isoform X2, whose translation MVLPGLLLLLLLLLLLAGARWLWGQRGPSNLHLPPLVPGFLHGLQPHLPIHLFRLTQKLGPIYRIRLGLQDVVVLNSHRVIEEALIQKWMDFAGRPWMLHENLEFDLSLGDYSLTWKDHKKLSRSALMLGMRDCMEALVEQLTQEFCERMRGQAGRPVAIDREFSLLTCTIIWRLTFGDKDSTLLHTTHSCVRDLMQAWNHWSIQLLILVPLLRFLPNPGLRKLKRLQDDCDCIVREQLKQHRDVLVEGRWKDMTDYMLQKVDKQRGTGRLHEGHVHSSAVDFLLGGTETTAFTLSWAVAFLLHHPEVPREESKAPPSTARPGLCSQRALGSARWPEGGAGICEPPDQSLVPRCQPCPFFSDPAATAGGTGPQARPRLPAPVQEPGPAAPAEGHHFRGAAPAAGGALGLASPHHSGQQHLWLRHPQGHRCHPQHPRRQPGRDGLGTARRVPTGCGCSPGTGCPKTRARNP comes from the exons ATGGTGCTTcctgggctgctgctgctgctgctgctgctgctgctgctggctggcGCCCGCTGGCTGTGGGGCCAGCGGGGACCCTCGAATCTCCACCTCCCGCCTCTCGTCCCCGGATTCCTGCACGGTCTGCAGCCCCACCTTCCCATCCACCTGTTCCGCCTCACTCAGAAACTCGGGCCCATCTACAGGATCCGCCTGGGGCTGCAAG ATGTGGTGGTGCTGAACTCTCACAGAGTCATTGAGGAGGCCCTGATCCAAAAGTGGATGGACTTTGCTGGCCGACCCTGGATGCTGCATG AAAACCTGGAGTTTGATCTGTCCCTGGGGGATTACTCTCTCACCTGGAAGGACCACAAGAAACTCTCCCGCTCAGCCCTGATGCTGGGCATGCGGGACTGCATGGAGGCCCTGGTGGAGCAGCTGACCCAGGAATTCTGCGAG CGCATGAGAGGCCAGGCTGGCCGCCCCGTGGCCATCGACAGGGAGTTCTCTCTCCTCACGTGCACTATCATCTGGCGCCTCACGTTCGGAGACAAG GACAGCACGCTTCTGCACACCACCCACAGCTGCGTGCGGGATTTGATGCAAGCCTGGAACCACTGGTCCATCCAACTCTTGATTCTTGTTCCCCTTCTCAGG tTCCTTCCCAATCCAGGCCTCCGGAAGCTGAAGCGGCTCCAAGACGACTGTGACTGTATCGTCAGGGAGCAGCTGAAGCAGCACAGG GACGTCCTGGTCGAAGGCCGGTGGAAGGACATGACCGACTACATGCTTCAGAAAGTGGACAAGCAAAGGGGCACGGGGCGGCTCCACGAAGGGCACGTGCACTCGTCGGCAGTGGACTTCCTCCTCGGGGGCACCGAGACCACGGCCTTCACCCTGTCCTGGGCCGTGGCCTTTCTGCTTCATCACCCCGAGGTGCCTCGTGAGGAGAGCAAGGCCCCGCCCTCCACTGCCCGGCCTGGGCTGTGCTCACAGAGGGCCCTGGGCTCGGCTAGATGGCCGGAGGGAGGGGCAGGCATCTGCGAGCCGCCTGACCAAAGCTTGGTGCCCAGATGCCAGCCTTGCCCCTTCTTCTCAGATCCAGCGGCGACTGCAGGAGGAACTGGACCTCAAGCTAGGCCCCGGCTCCCAGCTCCTGTACAAGAACCAGGCCCAGCTGCCCCTGCTGAGGGCCACCATTTCCGAGGTGCTGCGCCTGCGGCCGGTGGTGCCCTTGGCCTTGCCTCACCGCACCACTCGGGCCAGCAG CATCTCTGGCTACGACATCCCCAAGGACACCGTTGTCATCCCCAACATCCAAGGCGCCAACCTGGACGAGATGGTCTGGGAACTGCCCGGCGAGTTCCGACCGG GTGCGGCTGCAGCCCCGGAACCGGGTGTCCCAAGACCAGGGCCAGAAATCCTTGA